AAACCAGTCATGATTACTGTTACTAAATCACTAAAATCAATATCAATACGGCGCATTAGCTCTAGCCCACCCATACCGGGCATTTTCAAATCAGTAAGCACAAGTTCGTAAAAAGGATCGTTATGCAATATTTCAAGAGCTTTTTCGCCACTACCAGCGACTGATACATCAAAACCTTCAAAGGTAAGAAAATCACGCAGAACTTCGCATATTACAGCTTCATCATCTACGACCAATATACGTGGTCGTTCTTCAAAACGATGGTTTGAGGCTAGTGCCGTTTGCACATCAACTCCATAGAACGAGCCCTTATCTTGTTGACCCATTCCATAATACGGCTCCCAACCCCCCCAAGCTATTAAACCAATCTAATAATACGTCTCAAAAAAATGAGACCATTATCTTTTACCTAATAATTATATTAGATGTCCAAGATAGCCTCAATCTTTGAGTTAACATATCAGGGGTGTCCCTAAATGTCTCCCGTCGATCTTCACGAAATCCGCTACTTACGACCGCGTGCTTAAGCAAAATCCTGCCTGCGACTTGCCACTAGCATGCCTTTTGCATGATTTTGCTTAAGCACGCGGCCATCATTTACGCGGCTTTCGTGAATCTCTTAAGTCCAACATTTAAAGACACCCCTTATTTTTATTTATGTTTTTACTCATTACAAAGATCGTAATTTTGCGCTTTTAAAAAAATACTAAACCCAGTGTGCATCAAAATTATTAAATTATTTTTATAATTTTTTTTAGGAGCCATTTTTTTTTCTTTACCAATATTCATAGCTAATCAATTGACTTAGTTTTTTACGTAATTTTGGTCGTGATTGATCATTAGCATAGCCAAGCGGAGTAAACGCAATTGGTTCAACTCCGTCAGGTAACTTTAACACTTCTTTGGCTGCATCATTCTTAAAAGCCCCAATCCAGCAGGTACCCAAACCTTCAGCCGTAGCTGCTAAAATTAAATGGTCCATCGCAATGGTCACATCGACATCGTTATAATTTTTACCATCGCTACGCCTCCAATTATCATTCGGTACCCCACAAGCAGCAACTATAATTGGTGCTTGCATCAACCACGATTGATGGAAGATACGTGCCAACTCTTGCTCGCGACCTTGGGTATATATAACAATAAAACGAAAAGCTTGTTGATTTTTAGCGCTTGGCGCTAGTCGAACTGCCTCTAAAATACGTTCAAGTTTATCTGGTGCAACTTCATCAGGTTTATAAGCACGCACACTGTAACGAGATTGTACTAATTTTAAAAAATCAATCATGTTTTTCTCTAGTTGGTTATTACTTTTTTCTAATTTATGTATTTTTCACTCAACTTTGTTATATAGGTCAATTACTTATTTTTATTACGAGTTAAGCATATGGCTACCAATCAAAGTACTATCGATTTTTTACTTGATCAACTATCCCAACTTCTTGGGGTTAAAACGCGTAAGATGTTTGGTGAATATGCACTTTACTATCAAGATAAAGTCGTAGCATTAGTTTGTGATAATCAACTTTTTGTAAAAATTACCCCAGACGGCAAAAAACTTTTAGGCAAATTTTATCAAGAAGGCAAAGCTTATAAAGGGGCTAAATCATCAATGCTTATCGGCTCAGAACTAATAGAAGACCATGAACAACTTTGTGAGCTTATTCGCATTACCGCAGCGGCTTTACCAAAACCCCAGCCGAAAAAGTTGCGCAAGAAGAAAGGCAAATAATGGATAACGACAGCGCTCACGCTGCTAAAAGTTACGAACAAGAAATTATTCGCACTATTCCCTTTCATGCTGAGTTGTATAACCAAGCTATTGACCTTGTGAAGGCAATTAAACCCACACCACGGCGCTGGCTTGATACTGGTTGCGGGCCGGGAATTTTTGTAGAGCAAACGATGCAAACATTTGCTGCAACTGAATATGTCTTAGCTGATCCTTCGGTAGCGATGCTTAATTTAGCTCGTGAGCGTTTTACTGCCCATGCAAATATTTCATTTGTAAATGCTGGCTCATGCGATTTACCTCGTCTTGAGTCTTTTGATGTTATCACTGCCATACTTTGTCACCATTATGGCTCTATTGATGATCGCAAGAAATGTCTAAATCGTTGTCGTGAACTTATAGGGCTAGGCGGTATATTATTAGTCTTTGAGAATGTGCGTGCTGAAACTGATAATGGCAATAAAATACAACGCCAACGCTGGGGAGCGTGGCAACGAGATCATGGTCGTGCTCCTGCTGCTGTTGAAAAAACGCTAAATCAAATAGAAGTAAATGATTATGATGCAGTTATGTTTGTTGGTGGCCCAGGGTGTCGGCAATATTTTGAAGATGCAAAAGCACACCAAATAGCAAATGCTTTTCAACAAGCAGGCAAACTATTAACTGCTATTTGCAGTGCCCCGGTAACTTTAGCTAGAGCGGGATTACTGCATAATAAAAATGCCACGGTTTTTCCATCCGACAGCGATGAATTAGTCAAAGGCGGAGCAAATTATCACAATGAAGCCGTTGTAGTTGATGGCAATTTAATTACCGGTAATGGTCCACAAGCCGCTGAAGCTTTTGCTAATCAAGTCATCGCAGTGCTAAATAAATAACAGAATAAAGCACATGAATCACTCCATATCTTATTATTAACTGATAGTTCTGAACTTCGTTTGCCTTCTATAACTTATTAGGATTAATAATATTTTTAATACAAAATTAGGTTATACCAGTTATTCAACTTATAGCTTATTTACAATTAGAGCGCTACTGTAAATTTATACGTTAACTTTAAAGTATTATATTCTTTGTAAAAGAGATAATAATTTATACGATCTTTGTACCTTTTTTAGATTGCAAAACAAAAAAAATACCCAGTAATAGTCATAAAATCCACACCTTTTTTATTACACTGACGATATAAACCAGATAAGTCACAATGTGACATGTACTCCAGATATATTTTTAGGAGTTATTATGATTAAGAAATCTGGCGAAAGAACCGAAGCATTAGAAGTAATATATCAATCGATTAATAATATAAATTACTTAACAGATTGGAATGTCACTCCTTTAAAAGCTTATGACATAAAACCAACCAATGATAATGTATATTCAATTACATCTGATAAACTAGATAAAAAAAATGCTCGTAAAGCGTTTGTTAAATATGAAGCAAAATATACTACCAAAATGTCCAGTACTATTTATCTTTTTGGCAATCGTATAGTTGGAAAAGACGATGCAAGTGGTGTTGGCCCTTTTGTTCTTAAGAAGGTCGACTATCTTACCGATTATCAAGGCCAACAAGTTCGTCTTATAGAGGGAACTCCATCTAAGTTTACTAAATCTGCTAGGGTTGCTGAATCTACCATGGCAACAAAACCAGATGGTTCATTAAATATTGGCGATATAATTGAAATAAATATTGATAACAATGTAAATAGTCCTTCTGAATCATCCGCTTCATCAACAGATGCACTTGACGAGGATACATTATTTTATATCGATGATGGACTTGCTAGCCAAAAGCAAGTGCCACAAAGTTATGTTCTTTGCCTAGATAGTATTAAACATAACAATGAAGAGCCGGTAATTGTATTAGTGGCGACTGATGCCATTAAAAATAGTATAGGATATGGTATAGTAACATCTGATAAAGACTATGCTAAAAATCTAAATAATCATGCCCCATATCATGGGTTAAAATTTAAAAAAGCCCAAAATGGCACCTGGATTTTTCTTTACCCAAGATCAAGAGCCGATCTTGGTATTGAAGCTGCAAATTTTCTTAACGGACTTGAAAAAAAATATACTTACGAACTTAAAGAAGCCGCAGCTGGTAAAAAAGAAATATTTTACCCACCAGCGTTAATAATAACATCAGATCCAGAAAATGAATAATTCGTGTTATCGTTTTTAAACATATAAAAATCCGACGTCTTGGTTTATTAAAATAAATATATTTAGTATATTTTGTCAATAGCTTTTTGCATCTCATATACTGCCAACGCTGCCGGAAATGGCTTTAAAGCGCGCTCAAAAATCCCTAAGCTATAAGCAATAACTAATCCATAGTTAGTAATGGGTATGTTTGCCGCTTGGCAGCGTGCGATACGCGTTAGCATGGCGCGGCGATTAAAGGTACAGGCACCGCAATGAATCACCAGTTTATAGGGTGATAAATCATCGGGGAAATCATGACCCTGCACATGAACAAATTCTAGCTTACCGCCTACGTATTGCATTAACCAGCGTGGTATTTTTACGCGACCGATATCTTCGCCAATGGGGTGATGGCTACAGGCTTCGGCAATTAATATGCGATCACCCGTGTGCAAATTCTCAATTGCCATCGTACCTTTTACTTGGCTGACTAAATTGCCTTTAAAGCGCGAAAATAAAATTGAAAAACTGGTTAAAGGCACTTCTGGTGGCGTATCAGCAGTAACTTTTAAAAAGGCTTGCGAATCAGTAACCACTAACTTTGGTGGGCGTTGCAAATTGCTCAGTGCATGTTGTAGCTCACGCTCTTTAACCACTAGCGCCATGGCATCGCTATCGAGTAAATCTCTGATCGACTGCACTTGTGGCAAAATCAAGCGCCCCTTGGGGGCTTCTTTATCAATTGGTACTACTAAAACCGCAAGCTCACCCGGGCCGACGAGATCACCCAAAATCGCTGGGTTATCAATAAAATCAGGAGGGGCATTAGCCAGCAATGCTTCGTGCACAGCCAACACTCCCTCACCTTTAGCCGCTACCGTCTCAACGCAAGTAATATCAAGTTTTTGCAAATGTTCACGAGCTGCTGCAGAAGGTTTGCTGATATCAGTTTTGTTTTGTACTACGATAAGTGGCACTTTACGGCTTTGCAGTTCAGCAACGATTTGCTCTTCAAACGGTCCCCAAATATCAGCTTCGGTTACAATGACCCCAAGATCAGTACGATCAAAAACCTGCCTGGTCTTTTTGATGCGCAGCTCACCCAAAGCGCCTTCATCGTCAATACCAGCAGTATCAATAAATACTACCGGCCCGAATGGTAAAAGCTCCATCGGTTTTTCAACTGGATCAGTGGTGGTGCCGGCATGGGCTGAAACAATCGCAACTTCTTGACGGGTTATGGCATTAAGCAAACTTGATTTGCCAACATTACGCCGTCCAAATAAACCTATGTGCAACCGCATACTCTTAGGAGTAGTGCTAGACATCTATCATTCTTTCTTATTTACAACTTCTTTATGCCCTAAACGACATACCGCCTCAGGGCTTAGCAACTCATCAAGTTGTTCTTTGGTTAACAAACCTTGTTCAATCACTATTTCACGAACACGACGTCCGCTTTTACGGGCTTTAATCGCAACATTACTGGCTTGCTCATAACCCAGCGTCGCCACTAATGCCGTTAACATAGCGGTACTATTCTCAATATCTTTTTTACACCGCTCTTCGTCAGCCACAATACCAGTCACACAATGCGTACCAAGAATATCACAGGCTGCCGCTAAA
The Deltaproteobacteria bacterium DNA segment above includes these coding regions:
- a CDS encoding nitroreductase family protein; this encodes MDFLKLVQSRYSVRAYKPDEVAPDKLERILEAVRLAPSAKNQQAFRFIVIYTQGREQELARIFHQSWLMQAPIIVAACGVPNDNWRRSDGKNYNDVDVTIAMDHLILAATAEGLGTCWIGAFKNDAAKEVLKLPDGVEPIAFTPLGYANDQSRPKLRKKLSQLISYEYW
- a CDS encoding TfoX/Sxy family protein produces the protein MATNQSTIDFLLDQLSQLLGVKTRKMFGEYALYYQDKVVALVCDNQLFVKITPDGKKLLGKFYQEGKAYKGAKSSMLIGSELIEDHEQLCELIRITAAALPKPQPKKLRKKKGK
- a CDS encoding DJ-1/PfpI family protein — protein: MDNDSAHAAKSYEQEIIRTIPFHAELYNQAIDLVKAIKPTPRRWLDTGCGPGIFVEQTMQTFAATEYVLADPSVAMLNLARERFTAHANISFVNAGSCDLPRLESFDVITAILCHHYGSIDDRKKCLNRCRELIGLGGILLVFENVRAETDNGNKIQRQRWGAWQRDHGRAPAAVEKTLNQIEVNDYDAVMFVGGPGCRQYFEDAKAHQIANAFQQAGKLLTAICSAPVTLARAGLLHNKNATVFPSDSDELVKGGANYHNEAVVVDGNLITGNGPQAAEAFANQVIAVLNK
- the hydF gene encoding [FeFe] hydrogenase H-cluster maturation GTPase HydF, with amino-acid sequence MSSTTPKSMRLHIGLFGRRNVGKSSLLNAITRQEVAIVSAHAGTTTDPVEKPMELLPFGPVVFIDTAGIDDEGALGELRIKKTRQVFDRTDLGVIVTEADIWGPFEEQIVAELQSRKVPLIVVQNKTDISKPSAAAREHLQKLDITCVETVAAKGEGVLAVHEALLANAPPDFIDNPAILGDLVGPGELAVLVVPIDKEAPKGRLILPQVQSIRDLLDSDAMALVVKERELQHALSNLQRPPKLVVTDSQAFLKVTADTPPEVPLTSFSILFSRFKGNLVSQVKGTMAIENLHTGDRILIAEACSHHPIGEDIGRVKIPRWLMQYVGGKLEFVHVQGHDFPDDLSPYKLVIHCGACTFNRRAMLTRIARCQAANIPITNYGLVIAYSLGIFERALKPFPAALAVYEMQKAIDKIY